From one Streptomyces sp. Q6 genomic stretch:
- a CDS encoding SUKH-4 family immunity protein, translating into MLRNRFRRVRRNCFCFAGSLLHAGPSGPYFRIGHWMGDDIVIDGPTGAVLHLSEQDGEDSGHAEIVGRSLHDFLAMVSVWLLGAFMFTATGDSIETREIASRVKGLQSTLDPVGAAAGIWGIALMDH; encoded by the coding sequence GTGCTCCGGAATCGCTTTCGCAGGGTCCGCAGAAACTGTTTCTGCTTTGCCGGGTCACTCCTCCACGCCGGCCCCAGCGGTCCGTACTTCAGGATCGGTCACTGGATGGGCGACGACATCGTCATCGACGGCCCGACCGGCGCCGTCCTTCATCTGTCCGAACAGGACGGCGAGGACTCCGGACACGCCGAGATCGTGGGCCGGAGTCTGCACGACTTCCTCGCGATGGTCTCCGTGTGGCTGCTCGGCGCCTTCATGTTCACGGCGACAGGCGACAGCATCGAGACCCGAGAGATCGCCTCACGGGTCAAGGGCCTCCAGTCCACGCTGGACCCGGTCGGCGCCGCGGCCGGCATCTGGGGCATCGCCCTGATGGACCACTGA
- a CDS encoding ROK family protein, translating to MNRGTAALRPGEQSVLLALQSLGRASRRQLSLVTGLPRTTLTAAVSGLLERGLLAEDEDTRPRTGAGRPATVLHIALANRTVAVVEFGHHTQTTTLVSYDGRVLGRADLPARAERSMAAVVTGIAENIRRMSATPPDSTVVALGMPVLSDGRGLRHARPHGPGDPSHAAPLPAWIRADPVPALEAAFMTPLQVANDANLAALGEAEHGAARGARAAVCLRVLGGYGAGIVINGRLYSGAGGVAGELAHVSVREDGALCVCGSRGCLATTPRGHLDHPGDLTAFFDEAMGIHDVLGRAGHDARAQRYLIDIGRTLAEPLAGFLTLLNPDTLVVDADLGQGAAFVISGLHAALRRRVTPPAFQALRIVRGDLARHAVAVGGSVLARQRYVDALVTPQRRPAPRQSAIGRTAQAQQRKRPVRSAD from the coding sequence ATGAATCGCGGAACGGCCGCACTGCGCCCGGGTGAGCAAAGCGTTCTTCTCGCCCTGCAGTCACTCGGCAGAGCGAGCAGGCGACAGCTCTCGCTGGTGACGGGGCTGCCCCGCACCACTCTCACGGCCGCCGTCAGCGGTCTGCTCGAGCGCGGGCTGCTGGCCGAGGACGAGGACACGCGCCCCCGCACGGGCGCCGGCCGGCCCGCCACCGTACTGCACATCGCACTCGCCAACCGCACGGTCGCAGTGGTCGAGTTCGGCCATCACACGCAGACGACGACCCTGGTGAGCTATGACGGGCGTGTACTGGGCCGGGCCGACCTGCCGGCCCGAGCCGAACGCTCGATGGCCGCGGTCGTCACGGGCATCGCCGAGAACATCAGGCGCATGTCCGCGACGCCGCCCGACTCGACGGTCGTCGCACTGGGGATGCCGGTGCTCAGCGACGGCCGGGGGCTCCGGCACGCCCGGCCGCACGGGCCTGGCGACCCTTCGCACGCAGCGCCTCTCCCGGCCTGGATCCGCGCCGACCCCGTACCTGCCCTCGAAGCAGCATTCATGACGCCCCTTCAGGTGGCCAACGACGCCAACCTCGCGGCACTCGGCGAAGCCGAGCACGGGGCTGCCCGAGGCGCCCGAGCGGCCGTTTGTCTCAGAGTGCTCGGCGGCTACGGCGCCGGAATCGTGATCAACGGCCGCCTCTACAGCGGCGCCGGAGGAGTCGCCGGCGAACTGGCCCATGTCAGTGTCAGGGAGGACGGCGCCCTGTGCGTGTGCGGCAGCCGCGGCTGCCTCGCCACCACACCTCGCGGCCACCTCGACCACCCGGGCGATCTGACGGCCTTCTTCGACGAGGCCATGGGCATCCATGACGTGCTGGGCCGAGCGGGGCACGATGCGCGGGCTCAGCGCTACCTCATCGACATCGGTCGCACCCTCGCCGAGCCCCTCGCGGGCTTCCTCACCCTGCTCAACCCGGACACCCTCGTCGTCGACGCCGACCTCGGCCAGGGCGCCGCCTTCGTGATCAGCGGGCTGCACGCGGCCCTGCGCCGACGGGTCACGCCCCCCGCCTTCCAGGCTCTTCGTATCGTGCGTGGAGATCTCGCCCGGCACGCCGTCGCCGTGGGCGGTTCGGTGCTCGCCCGCCAGCGCTACGTCGACGCACTGGTGACTCCTCAGCGCAGGCCGGCACCGAGGCAGTCCGCCATCGGCAGGACTGCCCAGGCGCAGCAGAGGAAACGACCGGTCCGTTCAGCGGACTGA
- a CDS encoding beta-glucosidase family protein: protein MRSRISRRSFVTAAVATAAAATGVAAGAGPAAARSGVARVTGNSRVDHLLARMTLDEKLSMIEGQPEAAATTEYEAGYLAGVPRLGIPPLRLSDGPPGVITRRDSTGMTSTMALAATFSVADAEENGEVIGRDARSLGQDLVLEPFVNLDRDTSWSRGFNTYGEDPLLTARTGAAVITGIQSQGTMAQVKHYIAYDGGNNVVVDSQTLHEVYLQPFDAAVKAGVTSVMSSYNKVNGEYASQNTYMLTTVLREELGFKGFVTSDWGANHSTTSINAGLDLEMPGGGGPSGTSIPTYFSKEKMKAALADGTVTEATVTRAVGRILYQMDRFGLLTGASKHTVTPLKTARNQEVLLRTAQRSATLLKNKNGALPLTASDVASLALIGPGAGQTIATNSGGEAAGGLLSEQTSALDTLRARAKNARITYAVGDDLTGTPVPASALSHDGTAGLVRTTDGATRTDSVLDFTTAGGNALPVGTAATWTGTLTVPTEGDYWLNIQALGATGKLVVDGTTLTTVGAGFGAAPRYGVVHATDGNAPTATTDGLANGRTKVHLKAGAHTLSVTAAPDVSGAPVQIRLNWVTPTQVRANHDAAVAAAREARTAVVFVWNTGSGDLSAALPDDQDQLVADIAAVNENTIVVLQTNQPIALPWLDDVKAVLDTYFGGDQAGVAAADILLGTVNPSGRLPFTWPKDLSQEVAHDPAHPERSSKGVDGVTTYSEGVNIGYRHFDATGQTPLFPFGYGLSYTTFRHDELRVTGARDGGLDVTVTVTNTGRTEGTDVVQAYLGRPRQAPTGVQFAPKALAAYERVTVKPGRSRRVTLRIAPRQLRYWSDKTGWTLATGRRDVLVGSSARDIAFRREVNITGR from the coding sequence ATGAGATCGAGGATTTCGCGCAGGAGTTTCGTCACGGCGGCGGTCGCGACCGCGGCCGCCGCCACGGGTGTGGCCGCCGGGGCCGGCCCCGCCGCGGCGCGGAGCGGCGTGGCCCGGGTGACCGGGAACAGCAGGGTCGACCATCTGCTCGCCCGGATGACGCTCGACGAGAAACTGTCCATGATCGAGGGGCAGCCGGAGGCTGCCGCGACCACCGAGTACGAGGCCGGGTACCTCGCCGGTGTGCCCCGGCTCGGCATCCCGCCCTTGCGGCTGAGCGACGGTCCGCCCGGAGTCATCACCCGCCGGGACTCCACCGGCATGACGTCCACCATGGCCCTGGCAGCCACCTTCAGCGTCGCGGACGCCGAGGAGAACGGCGAGGTCATCGGACGCGACGCGAGATCGCTGGGACAGGATCTCGTCCTGGAACCCTTCGTCAATCTGGACCGTGACACCAGTTGGAGCCGGGGCTTCAACACCTACGGCGAGGATCCCCTGTTGACCGCCCGGACCGGTGCGGCGGTCATCACCGGCATCCAGAGCCAGGGCACCATGGCGCAGGTCAAGCATTACATCGCGTACGACGGCGGCAACAACGTGGTGGTGGACTCACAGACCCTGCACGAGGTGTACCTCCAGCCGTTCGACGCCGCGGTCAAGGCCGGGGTCACCTCGGTGATGTCGTCGTACAACAAGGTCAACGGCGAGTACGCCAGCCAGAACACGTACATGCTCACCACCGTGCTGCGTGAGGAACTCGGGTTCAAGGGGTTCGTGACCTCGGACTGGGGCGCCAACCACAGCACCACGTCCATCAACGCGGGCCTGGACCTGGAGATGCCGGGCGGTGGCGGCCCGAGTGGCACCTCGATCCCCACCTATTTCTCCAAGGAGAAGATGAAGGCGGCTCTCGCGGACGGGACGGTGACGGAGGCGACCGTCACCCGCGCCGTGGGACGCATCCTGTACCAGATGGACCGTTTCGGTCTGCTGACCGGCGCTTCCAAGCACACCGTCACTCCTCTGAAGACCGCCCGGAACCAGGAGGTCCTGCTCCGGACCGCACAGCGGTCGGCGACACTGCTCAAGAACAAGAACGGCGCTCTGCCGCTGACCGCCTCCGATGTGGCCTCGCTCGCCCTCATCGGCCCCGGTGCCGGACAGACCATCGCCACCAACAGTGGCGGAGAGGCGGCCGGAGGCCTGTTGAGCGAGCAGACGAGTGCCCTGGACACCTTGCGCGCCCGCGCCAAGAACGCCCGGATCACCTACGCGGTCGGCGACGACCTCACCGGCACCCCCGTGCCGGCCTCCGCGCTCAGCCACGACGGCACGGCGGGCCTGGTGCGCACCACCGACGGCGCCACCCGTACCGACAGCGTTCTCGACTTCACCACCGCGGGCGGCAACGCCCTGCCCGTCGGCACCGCCGCCACGTGGACGGGCACGCTGACCGTCCCCACGGAGGGCGACTACTGGCTCAACATCCAGGCCCTCGGCGCCACCGGCAAGCTCGTCGTCGACGGTACGACGCTCACCACGGTCGGCGCCGGATTCGGCGCCGCGCCCCGCTATGGCGTCGTGCACGCCACCGACGGCAACGCGCCCACCGCGACCACGGACGGTCTCGCCAACGGCCGTACGAAGGTGCACCTGAAGGCCGGGGCGCACACGCTGTCCGTCACCGCCGCCCCCGACGTCTCCGGGGCTCCCGTCCAGATACGGCTCAACTGGGTCACCCCGACGCAGGTCAGGGCGAACCACGACGCCGCCGTCGCCGCCGCGAGGGAGGCGAGAACGGCCGTGGTCTTCGTGTGGAACACCGGGTCCGGGGATCTGTCGGCCGCGCTCCCGGACGACCAGGACCAGCTCGTCGCCGACATCGCCGCCGTCAACGAGAACACCATCGTGGTGCTACAGACCAACCAGCCGATAGCGCTGCCCTGGCTGGACGACGTGAAAGCGGTCCTGGACACCTACTTCGGCGGTGACCAGGCCGGTGTCGCGGCCGCGGACATCCTGCTCGGCACGGTCAACCCCAGCGGCCGACTCCCCTTCACCTGGCCCAAGGACCTCTCCCAGGAGGTCGCCCACGACCCCGCCCACCCGGAGCGGTCCAGCAAGGGGGTCGACGGGGTGACCACCTACTCCGAAGGCGTCAACATCGGCTATCGCCACTTCGACGCCACCGGGCAGACGCCGCTCTTCCCCTTCGGGTACGGCCTGTCGTACACCACGTTCCGCCACGACGAACTGCGGGTCACAGGCGCCCGGGACGGCGGCCTGGACGTCACCGTCACGGTCACCAACACGGGCAGAACCGAGGGGACCGACGTGGTGCAGGCGTATCTCGGCCGCCCCCGACAGGCACCCACCGGCGTCCAGTTCGCCCCCAAGGCACTGGCCGCGTACGAGCGGGTCACCGTGAAGCCAGGGCGGAGCCGCCGGGTCACCCTGCGCATCGCGCCGCGTCAGCTCCGGTACTGGAGCGACAAGACCGGCTGGACCCTCGCCACCGGCCGTCGCGACGTGCTGGTCGGCTCTTCCGCCCGCGACATCGCGTTCAGGCGCGAGGTGAACATCACCGGACGTTGA
- a CDS encoding SLC13 family permease has protein sequence MSPELVSVGALLVMFVVGTVLPINIGILAFVASFAIGTTALNMTEDQIFAGFPVELFLTIVGVTYLFAVARRNGTVDLLVAAGVRLVRGRTSLIPWVLFLLAGVLTSLGTFTPAAVAILVPIAMNFAFRYDINPLMAGMMVISGAHAGAFSPMAVSGALVLGMVDDTDLSVAPATLFLASFAVNLLLSLLTFAALRRRTMTADPTARPRRETADGATDGQRSTWHQWATLAALAALVVCALGFRMQIGVLALAAGALLALLDMKRQEKAVDGISWHTLLLVGGMMTYIAMLEHAGIIEKISVHAADFGTPLVVALLLCFTVAVTSAFASSTAILTAIIPIAVPLLLSSHLSSTGLIAALAVSTTIVDVSPFSTNGALVLSNARGVERRGFYRQVLGYTCGIVAAGPVLAWGALVLPWS, from the coding sequence ATGTCTCCTGAGCTGGTCTCCGTCGGCGCGCTGCTCGTCATGTTCGTCGTCGGCACCGTCCTGCCGATCAACATCGGCATCCTGGCCTTCGTCGCTTCGTTCGCGATCGGAACGACCGCACTGAACATGACGGAGGACCAGATCTTCGCGGGCTTCCCCGTGGAGCTCTTCCTCACCATCGTCGGCGTCACGTATCTGTTCGCCGTGGCCCGCCGCAACGGCACGGTCGATCTCCTGGTCGCCGCCGGAGTCCGTCTGGTCCGGGGACGCACCTCACTGATCCCGTGGGTGCTGTTCCTGCTCGCCGGTGTGCTGACGTCGCTGGGCACCTTCACCCCCGCCGCCGTGGCGATCCTGGTGCCCATCGCGATGAACTTCGCCTTCCGCTACGACATCAACCCGCTCATGGCCGGAATGATGGTGATCAGCGGCGCCCACGCGGGGGCCTTCTCGCCCATGGCCGTCTCGGGGGCGCTGGTGCTCGGCATGGTCGACGACACGGATCTCTCCGTCGCGCCCGCGACCCTCTTCCTCGCCAGCTTCGCCGTCAATCTCCTGCTGTCCCTGCTGACCTTCGCCGCCCTGCGGCGCCGCACGATGACGGCGGACCCGACCGCGCGGCCTCGGCGGGAGACGGCCGACGGCGCCACGGACGGGCAGCGGTCCACCTGGCACCAGTGGGCCACGCTCGCCGCGCTCGCGGCCCTGGTGGTGTGTGCTCTCGGCTTCCGGATGCAGATCGGTGTCCTCGCCCTGGCCGCCGGAGCGCTTCTCGCGCTCCTCGACATGAAGCGCCAGGAGAAGGCGGTGGACGGCATCAGCTGGCACACCCTGCTCCTCGTCGGCGGCATGATGACCTACATCGCGATGCTGGAGCACGCCGGGATCATCGAGAAGATCTCCGTGCACGCGGCCGACTTCGGGACCCCGCTCGTCGTCGCCCTGCTCCTCTGCTTCACGGTCGCCGTCACCTCCGCCTTCGCCTCCTCGACGGCGATCCTCACCGCGATCATCCCGATCGCCGTTCCGCTGCTGCTGTCCAGCCACCTCAGCTCGACCGGCCTGATAGCCGCGCTCGCCGTCTCCACCACGATCGTCGACGTCTCACCGTTCTCCACCAACGGGGCGCTGGTGCTGAGCAACGCGCGGGGAGTGGAGCGGCGCGGCTTCTACCGCCAAGTCCTCGGCTACACCTGCGGCATCGTCGCCGCGGGGCCCGTGCTGGCCTGGGGCGCCCTGGTCCTGCCCTGGTCCTGA
- a CDS encoding PrpF domain-containing protein: MHVPATLVRGGTSKCWLFPQVHMPIERDRIERVLVDAYGAADPVQLDGVGGATPTTSKAAVVGASAHDGVDVDYLFAQVGIGTGTVEWGSNCGNCATAIALYAVTEGLVPLNGDRTSVVMRNINTGAVLEAEVDTPGGRVQEFGDRTVPGTLAGGVPVGLAFRDPAGATTGHLLPTGSPLDELPVGERSLAVSMVDAGAPVVLVDALRAERTGAETLERMRAQVPWLRAARHAAAVRMGLTEPGAVPGDAVPKVGLVGPPVAYTTTLGEHVAAHEYDVSVRMLSMNSPHPAIGLTSAVAVAAANLTAGTVVAAASTAAGRTVLRIGTPAGVLAVESTGSGPDRVTVARAARVLCEARILVRDPALPVAA, translated from the coding sequence ATGCACGTTCCCGCAACCCTGGTGCGCGGTGGGACCAGCAAGTGCTGGCTCTTCCCGCAGGTGCACATGCCCATCGAACGCGACCGGATCGAGCGCGTTCTCGTCGATGCCTACGGCGCGGCGGATCCCGTTCAGCTCGACGGCGTCGGTGGTGCCACGCCGACCACGTCCAAGGCGGCCGTGGTCGGCGCGAGCGCCCACGACGGCGTCGACGTCGACTACCTCTTCGCCCAGGTCGGCATCGGCACCGGCACGGTCGAATGGGGCAGCAACTGCGGCAACTGCGCGACCGCCATCGCCCTGTACGCCGTGACCGAGGGCCTGGTGCCCCTCAACGGCGACCGCACCTCCGTGGTCATGCGCAACATCAACACGGGCGCCGTCCTCGAGGCCGAGGTGGACACCCCGGGCGGCCGGGTCCAGGAGTTCGGCGACCGTACGGTCCCGGGCACGCTGGCCGGGGGCGTACCGGTCGGGCTCGCCTTCCGTGACCCCGCGGGCGCCACGACGGGCCACCTCCTGCCGACCGGCTCGCCGCTCGACGAACTGCCCGTCGGCGAGCGGTCGTTGGCCGTGAGCATGGTGGACGCCGGCGCTCCGGTGGTCCTCGTGGACGCGCTCAGGGCCGAGCGGACCGGGGCCGAGACACTGGAGCGGATGCGCGCCCAGGTGCCCTGGCTGCGCGCGGCCCGCCACGCCGCCGCGGTCCGCATGGGCCTGACCGAGCCCGGAGCCGTGCCCGGTGACGCCGTGCCCAAGGTCGGCCTCGTCGGCCCGCCCGTCGCCTACACCACCACGCTCGGCGAGCACGTCGCCGCGCACGAGTACGACGTATCCGTACGGATGCTGTCGATGAACTCCCCGCACCCGGCCATCGGCCTCACCTCCGCGGTCGCCGTCGCCGCCGCCAACCTCACCGCGGGCACCGTGGTGGCCGCGGCGTCCACCGCCGCCGGGCGCACGGTTCTGCGGATCGGAACCCCGGCGGGCGTCCTGGCCGTGGAGTCCACGGGCAGTGGGCCGGACCGGGTCACCGTCGCCCGGGCGGCGCGTGTGCTGTGCGAGGCCCGCATCCTCGTACGCGATCCCGCCCTGCCGGTCGCAGCCTGA
- a CDS encoding LysR family transcriptional regulator, which produces MLHVRRLLLLAEVAERGSLTAAAEALSMTTSAASQQMSLLEREAGQPLIERLPRGVRTTAAGAALAERGRAIRRELQAAEADLEAFGHLHRGVVTLGSFPTASASLLPLALTRFRRAHPQVRTVVRAGVLAELREMLHTGEVELSLLWDYDWNRVDDHQLVLTPLLEDPTVLVVPAGSPLVDSEHVRLSDLADQEWIIRAENHPVADVLRRACRQAGFEPRIAYASHDYQEAQAMVAAGLGLALAPRLALTNRRSDVRLLSLAPDARDSHDDPAELSDTAPPVRRVLLATPARRATTPAAQAMARVLHAVARGFTDPGLDRPQLGAVRKR; this is translated from the coding sequence ATGCTCCATGTACGTCGACTCCTGTTGCTCGCCGAGGTCGCCGAGCGCGGCTCGCTCACGGCCGCCGCCGAGGCACTGTCCATGACCACGTCCGCCGCTTCCCAGCAGATGTCCCTGCTGGAGCGGGAGGCCGGGCAACCCTTGATCGAAAGGCTGCCGCGCGGGGTGCGCACGACCGCGGCGGGCGCCGCCCTCGCCGAGCGGGGGCGTGCCATCCGCCGCGAACTCCAGGCGGCGGAAGCCGACTTGGAGGCGTTCGGCCATCTGCACCGGGGGGTGGTGACCCTCGGCTCCTTCCCCACCGCCAGCGCCTCCCTGCTCCCGCTGGCCCTGACCCGGTTCCGCCGGGCCCACCCGCAGGTACGCACGGTCGTACGGGCCGGGGTACTGGCCGAACTGCGGGAGATGCTGCACACCGGCGAGGTGGAGCTGTCACTGCTGTGGGACTACGACTGGAACCGGGTCGATGACCACCAGTTGGTCCTCACGCCCCTCCTGGAGGACCCCACGGTTCTGGTCGTACCGGCGGGCTCTCCGCTGGTCGACTCCGAGCACGTACGGCTGTCCGACCTCGCGGACCAGGAGTGGATCATCCGCGCCGAGAACCACCCGGTCGCGGACGTGCTCCGGCGCGCCTGCCGTCAGGCGGGCTTCGAGCCACGCATCGCGTACGCCTCCCACGACTACCAGGAGGCGCAGGCCATGGTCGCCGCCGGCCTCGGCCTGGCACTCGCGCCCCGGCTGGCGCTGACCAACCGGCGCAGTGACGTACGCCTTCTCTCCCTCGCCCCCGACGCGCGCGACAGCCACGACGACCCCGCCGAGCTGTCCGACACCGCGCCGCCGGTCCGTCGCGTCCTCCTGGCCACGCCGGCCCGGCGCGCCACCACGCCCGCGGCCCAGGCGATGGCCCGCGTACTGCACGCCGTCGCGCGCGGCTTCACCGATCCCGGTCTCGACCGCCCCCAGCTGGGCGCCGTACGCAAGCGTTGA
- a CDS encoding carboxylesterase/lipase family protein, whose protein sequence is MRSTVRQRLACLASLLFLLTLVSAVPSSAAPRPLTVSTDKGLVAGASADDVDRFSGIPYAAPPVGTRRWQPPAPAAAWPVTRPATSPGPRCPQNGAGTGPGMSEDCLYLNVYTPADRTDRPLPVMFWIHGGGFSTGSGDTQDGSLIARTNNVVVVTINYRLGVFGFLDLPGLSKQGAGNYGLLDQEAALRWTRRNIGAFGGDANRVTVAGESAGGHSVCALLASPPARGLFSGAIIQSGGCPSYSVEQAVARGEKYATAAGCSAASADLACLRAKPTSALQAAAKDFIGGIVSGPLPTSGVPELPVPPLEAVRTGRTANVPLLIGHTRDEVRSWARPFANATKDQYEKAVRIEFGDEADAVLAHYPFSAYGDSYTGAYAFGALWGDSSTFFGLGGCQYQNLTARYAKRQPRTFYYEFNDPHPPTGRPSTGFDAGASHASEMPYLLPSATSALLSPEQQRLSGEMVRYWGSFVKHGNPAAPGLAAWPAYRAGTFMSLLPGGESRALRTGVYEARRQCAFWNSIDYDWLPVNPDQLAAQAGVSQS, encoded by the coding sequence ATGCGATCCACTGTCCGACAAAGACTCGCCTGTCTGGCGAGCCTCCTCTTCCTGCTGACCCTCGTATCGGCCGTGCCGTCGTCGGCCGCCCCCAGGCCCTTGACGGTCTCCACCGACAAGGGCCTGGTCGCGGGAGCCTCGGCCGACGACGTCGACCGCTTCTCCGGCATCCCGTACGCGGCTCCGCCCGTCGGCACCCGACGCTGGCAGCCGCCGGCACCCGCCGCAGCGTGGCCGGTCACCCGGCCGGCCACCTCCCCCGGGCCTCGCTGTCCGCAGAACGGCGCCGGCACGGGCCCGGGAATGAGCGAGGACTGCCTGTACCTGAACGTCTACACGCCCGCCGACCGGACCGACAGGCCGCTGCCGGTGATGTTCTGGATCCACGGCGGCGGCTTCTCCACCGGTTCCGGGGACACGCAGGACGGCTCACTGATCGCCAGGACCAACAACGTCGTGGTCGTCACGATCAACTACCGCCTCGGTGTGTTCGGCTTCCTCGACCTGCCCGGCCTGAGCAAGCAGGGCGCGGGCAACTACGGTCTGCTCGACCAGGAGGCGGCGCTGCGCTGGACCCGGCGCAACATCGGCGCGTTCGGCGGGGACGCGAACCGGGTCACCGTCGCCGGGGAGTCGGCCGGCGGCCATTCGGTCTGCGCGCTCCTCGCATCACCCCCGGCACGCGGGCTCTTCTCGGGCGCGATCATCCAGAGCGGTGGCTGCCCGAGCTACTCGGTCGAGCAGGCCGTCGCCCGCGGGGAGAAGTACGCGACGGCCGCCGGCTGCTCCGCCGCCTCGGCCGACCTGGCCTGCTTGCGGGCCAAGCCCACCAGTGCGTTGCAGGCCGCGGCGAAGGACTTCATCGGCGGCATCGTGAGCGGTCCGCTGCCCACGTCCGGGGTTCCCGAACTGCCCGTCCCTCCGCTGGAGGCCGTACGCACCGGACGGACCGCGAACGTCCCCCTCCTCATCGGCCACACGCGTGACGAGGTACGCAGCTGGGCGCGGCCGTTCGCGAACGCGACGAAGGACCAGTACGAGAAGGCGGTCCGCATCGAGTTCGGGGACGAGGCCGACGCCGTCCTCGCGCACTATCCGTTCAGCGCTTACGGCGACTCCTACACCGGGGCGTACGCCTTCGGCGCGCTGTGGGGCGACAGCAGCACCTTCTTCGGTCTCGGGGGCTGCCAGTACCAGAACCTGACGGCCCGGTACGCGAAGCGCCAACCGCGCACGTTCTACTACGAGTTCAACGACCCGCATCCGCCCACCGGCCGGCCCTCGACCGGCTTCGACGCGGGCGCCTCGCATGCCAGCGAGATGCCGTACCTGTTGCCCTCGGCGACCTCGGCGCTGCTGTCGCCCGAGCAGCAGCGGCTGTCGGGCGAGATGGTGCGCTACTGGGGTTCGTTCGTGAAGCACGGGAACCCCGCCGCCCCAGGGCTCGCCGCGTGGCCCGCGTACCGGGCCGGGACGTTCATGTCCCTGCTGCCGGGCGGTGAGAGCCGGGCGCTGAGGACCGGCGTGTACGAGGCGCGCCGCCAGTGCGCCTTCTGGAACTCGATCGACTACGACTGGCTTCCTGTGAATCCGGACCAACTCGCCGCGCAGGCGGGCGTTTCGCAGTCCTGA